The genomic DNA AACTTTTTAACGAAGGATATGTACTATCTCTAAAATTATTATAGCCTGTTGCTTCTGGATCTAGACCCATATCATATATATCTGAGAACATTGTAAGGACATTAAATCCTCTTACAAATATTTTTACATCTCCAAATTTGGTAATGTCTTTTGAAAGTGTATACCCTAATTCAATTTCTTTTAAACGTAAAAAAGAAGCGTCTTTTAAATATAAATCTGCATATTCATCACCATTATTAGGGCTTGTTCCTGGTGTAGCACTTCGGCTTTGCCTACCACTAAAAGCGTCACCTTGAGCAAATGCTCTTGGGTAACTGGCATCACGGTTGTTTTCAGTCCATCTATCATTAAATACAAAATCTGGTTTGGCTCCTGACTGGTCAAAGAATACTAAAGCTTTCGCTTCTGCTTGCCCTTGTAAAAGGAAATTAAAATTCCAATTATTATAATTTAACCCTCCAAAAATACCGTATTGAATTTCCGGAACAGCAGATGCATCTACTCGAATTCTGTCATCAGAGCTAATTTCACCATCATTATTTGTATCAAGATAAATAGGATGACCTTCTACTGTGTTTTCTTTTTTAACTGCTGTAGCATCCACTTGCGCTTGGTCTCTAAATATTCCAGCTGTTGGATATACAATATAAGAATCTATAGATTTCCCTTCTCTCTTTCTATAGTCTGGCACTTCTGAAGACTCACCAAGGGCTACAACTTCACTTTGAGCATTTGTAAAATTAAAGCCAATATTATAATCAACTTTACCTATTTGGTCTTTCCATGCTAATTCAAACTCCCAACCAAAATTATTCACTTCTCCAATATTCTCATCTGGTACATTAGGTAATCTTAATCCTGAAATATCAGGAATAGATTGATCTCCTGTTAAAATATCAGATCTATTCTGGTAGAAATAGTTAATATCACCGCTTAACCTACTCTTAAAAAGAGAAAAACTTAAGCCAATATTCATCATATCTGCTGTTTCCCAAGTAACATCTGGGTTTGGAGCACCATTGCTACCAAATCCACCTACTTGTTGACCAGGTGTACCAAATACATAACCATTAGGACGATACCAACCAGCATTCTGTGGATTTGTTGGATATCCAAAGTTATAGGCATTTAGATATTGGAACTGACGAATTCTATCATTACCCATTCTAGACCAAGATGCCCTTAATTTTAAAGTATTAATCCATTCAACATTATTCATAAAAGATTCTTTATCTATAGCCCACGCTACTGCTACACCTGGAAATGTTCCATATTGGAATCCTTCAGCAAATCTACTTGACCCATCACGACGTACTGTTAAATCAATAAAATACTTTTTTTGGTAGTCGTAAGACAAAGAACCAAAGTAACTTAAAAAACCAAAATCTTCAGAAGTACCTCCAGTCGTTTGGTTGGTCGCTTCTCCTAAATCTAATTCCGTAATGGTATCAAATTTAAAACCTTCTTTTTGGGCGAAAAAGCTACGATTTTCTGTTCTTGAATGTTCGTATCCTACAAAGGCACTAATATTATGATCTTCACCTAATGTTTTGGAGTAATGAATTGTTGAATTAAACAATTCTTGATTGCTCTTATTATAAGTTTCTCTTAAAATTATATCTGAACCAACGTCATTCCCTTGAGATTCTATAAATTCTCCATTTACAAGTTGATAATATGACCAAGGTTTGTCCCAGGATGTTTCTTCGTAACTAGTTTGACTTAGACCTAAAAATCCTCGCAAACTTAAACCTTCGACCAATTTATCCAGTTTATAATCATAAGAAATTCTAGCTCTCAAATTATTAGTGATTCTGTTAACAAACCCAGATTCATTACTAGACATAATTACAGGATTTCTTCCATTTTCACCACCAAAACCTGGCAATCCGTTAGGGTAAACACCAACTAAATCTGGTCTATTTGTATATATATGCTTATAAATCACGCCCCTTTCAACACCTGGTTCATCAGACTCTCCAACTCTACCTGTTAGGTCTAATCCCAAATTAAAATCTTCAAATAATTTAATATCAATGTTAGAACGTAATTGATATTGTTTAAACTTCAGATCACCTGATCTGTAAATTCCTTTTTGGTTAAGCATATCTCCACTTACAAAGTAACTTACATTGTCGCTACCTCCAGATATTGATAAAGAATGTCTTGTTTCTGGAGAAGAATCTGCAAAAGTCAAGTCTGCCCAATCTGTATTTACAGCATTACTAATTTCTTCAGGTGTATGAAAATCTGGGTCTGTCACCAATCCTCCGCCATATAAAAATATTTCATTTTCGTAAGTCAAAAATTGTTCA from Flavivirga abyssicola includes the following:
- a CDS encoding SusC/RagA family TonB-linked outer membrane protein, giving the protein MKKLKFILGVFSLATFSLHASSSMFNLNASDKLNSSPIEKVSNLDQTIDVSGTVSDADGPLPGVNIVVKGALNGTQTDFDGNYSISVESNNTILVFSYLGYKTQEVTIGNNTTVNVVLEADIAGLDEVVVVGYSTRKRGELTGSVSTVSSEEVQNTANRDVAKSLSGKVSGLIVADRGGYPGSTDEDDITLLIRGKATTGNNAPLILIDGIPSGSFQQLAPQDIESLSVLKDGAAAIYGTRAANGVILITTKRGKSGKPKFNFSSQYSVSQFSTFPTQMTSEQFLTYENEIFLYGGGLVTDPDFHTPEEISNAVNTDWADLTFADSSPETRHSLSISGGSDNVSYFVSGDMLNQKGIYRSGDLKFKQYQLRSNIDIKLFEDFNLGLDLTGRVGESDEPGVERGVIYKHIYTNRPDLVGVYPNGLPGFGGENGRNPVIMSSNESGFVNRITNNLRARISYDYKLDKLVEGLSLRGFLGLSQTSYEETSWDKPWSYYQLVNGEFIESQGNDVGSDIILRETYNKSNQELFNSTIHYSKTLGEDHNISAFVGYEHSRTENRSFFAQKEGFKFDTITELDLGEATNQTTGGTSEDFGFLSYFGSLSYDYQKKYFIDLTVRRDGSSRFAEGFQYGTFPGVAVAWAIDKESFMNNVEWINTLKLRASWSRMGNDRIRQFQYLNAYNFGYPTNPQNAGWYRPNGYVFGTPGQQVGGFGSNGAPNPDVTWETADMMNIGLSFSLFKSRLSGDINYFYQNRSDILTGDQSIPDISGLRLPNVPDENIGEVNNFGWEFELAWKDQIGKVDYNIGFNFTNAQSEVVALGESSEVPDYRKREGKSIDSYIVYPTAGIFRDQAQVDATAVKKENTVEGHPIYLDTNNDGEISSDDRIRVDASAVPEIQYGIFGGLNYNNWNFNFLLQGQAEAKALVFFDQSGAKPDFVFNDRWTENNRDASYPRAFAQGDAFSGRQSRSATPGTSPNNGDEYADLYLKDASFLRLKEIELGYTLSKDITKFGDVKIFVRGFNVLTMFSDIYDMGLDPEATGYNNFRDSTYPSLKSFTVGLNVNF